A region from the Aquimarina sp. ERC-38 genome encodes:
- a CDS encoding dihydrolipoamide acetyltransferase family protein, which translates to MAKFELKLPKMGESVAEATITTWLKEVGDTIEMDEAVVEIATDKVDSEVPSEVEGVLLEKLFEVDDVVQVGATIAIIETEASDKAEIVTDSISSKEENEPLISEADLLESQVIEVVEKVSSESAEGAGFYSPLVKNIAAKENISSAELQNIPGTGKEGRVTKNDILRYVEKKKSSSQIAGALEEQKSPTPVSTPVKPVESPVVTRSGQDEIIEMSRMGKMIAHHMVQSVQVSAHVQSFIEVDVTNIWNWRNKNKDSFYKREGEKLTFTPIFMEAVAKAIKDFPMINISVDGDKIIKRKNINLGMAAALPDGNLIVPVIKNADQLNLVGMAKQVNDLAQRARNKELKPDDTQDGTYTVTNVGTFGSIMGTPIINQPQVAILALGAIRKVPAVIETPEGDFIGIRHKMFLSHSYDHRVVNGALGGQFVQRVKEYLEAWNVNREI; encoded by the coding sequence ATGGCAAAATTTGAACTAAAACTTCCGAAGATGGGAGAAAGTGTAGCTGAAGCAACGATAACTACCTGGTTAAAGGAAGTAGGAGATACTATTGAAATGGACGAAGCGGTAGTTGAAATTGCTACTGACAAGGTGGACAGTGAAGTGCCCAGTGAAGTGGAAGGAGTTCTGTTAGAAAAATTATTTGAGGTAGATGATGTAGTCCAAGTAGGAGCCACTATTGCCATTATTGAAACCGAAGCCTCGGATAAGGCAGAAATTGTTACAGATAGTATAAGTAGTAAGGAAGAAAATGAACCTTTAATTTCGGAAGCTGATCTTCTGGAAAGTCAGGTTATTGAAGTTGTTGAAAAAGTAAGTAGTGAGAGTGCGGAAGGTGCCGGATTTTATTCTCCGTTAGTAAAAAATATTGCTGCTAAAGAAAATATATCAAGCGCTGAACTCCAAAATATTCCAGGAACTGGTAAAGAGGGCAGGGTTACTAAAAATGATATTTTACGCTATGTCGAAAAGAAAAAATCATCTTCTCAAATTGCAGGAGCATTAGAGGAACAAAAATCACCTACTCCTGTATCAACGCCGGTAAAACCAGTAGAAAGCCCGGTAGTAACAAGATCCGGGCAGGACGAAATTATCGAAATGTCACGGATGGGCAAAATGATTGCGCATCACATGGTACAATCCGTACAGGTATCAGCACATGTTCAATCATTTATTGAAGTAGATGTTACCAATATATGGAACTGGAGAAATAAAAATAAAGATAGTTTTTATAAAAGAGAAGGGGAAAAGCTAACATTTACACCGATTTTTATGGAGGCGGTAGCCAAAGCTATTAAAGATTTTCCGATGATTAACATCTCAGTTGACGGTGATAAAATTATCAAAAGAAAAAATATTAATTTGGGGATGGCAGCTGCTTTACCAGACGGAAACCTGATCGTTCCGGTAATTAAAAATGCCGATCAACTTAATCTGGTAGGTATGGCAAAACAAGTCAATGACTTAGCACAACGAGCACGGAATAAAGAACTCAAACCAGACGATACCCAGGATGGAACGTATACAGTTACGAATGTAGGTACCTTCGGTAGTATTATGGGGACTCCTATAATTAATCAGCCGCAAGTAGCTATTTTGGCTCTAGGTGCCATTCGTAAAGTACCGGCAGTAATTGAAACTCCTGAAGGTGATTTTATTGGAATCCGGCATAAAATGTTCCTTTCTCATTCCTACGACCATCGGGTGGTAAATGGTGCGCTGGGCGGACAATTTGTACAACGGGTCAAAGAATATTTGGAAGCTTGGAACGTAAACCGGGAGATTTAA
- a CDS encoding 3'-5' exonuclease, with protein MELKLKRPICFFDLETTGVNISKDRIVEISILKVFPNGTQESKTWLVNPEMPIPAETTAIHGITNEKVANEPVFKEIAPKVNEMIKGSDLGGFNSNRFDIPLLAEELLRVGLDFDMKNTVAVDVQTIFHKMEQRTLAAAYKFYCDKDLTDAHTAEADTMATYEVLKAQLDRYPELKNDTKFLADFSARKQFVDFAGFIAYNKEKKEIFSFGKHKGKLVETVLDEEPGYFGWLQNADFPLYTKKVLTAIRLRKLNNSLNL; from the coding sequence ATGGAGCTTAAATTAAAAAGGCCTATTTGTTTCTTTGATCTGGAAACAACCGGGGTTAATATTTCTAAAGATCGCATTGTTGAAATCTCTATTTTAAAAGTTTTTCCTAATGGAACTCAGGAAAGCAAAACCTGGCTGGTCAATCCTGAAATGCCTATACCTGCTGAAACTACAGCTATTCATGGTATTACTAATGAAAAAGTAGCAAACGAACCTGTATTTAAAGAAATTGCTCCAAAGGTTAATGAGATGATCAAAGGTAGTGACTTGGGGGGGTTTAACTCTAATCGCTTTGATATTCCTTTGTTAGCCGAAGAATTGCTAAGGGTAGGACTGGATTTTGATATGAAAAATACAGTAGCAGTTGATGTGCAAACCATTTTTCATAAAATGGAGCAGCGAACCTTAGCTGCAGCTTATAAATTCTATTGTGACAAAGATCTGACGGATGCTCACACGGCTGAGGCTGATACTATGGCTACCTATGAAGTTTTAAAAGCACAACTGGACCGCTACCCGGAACTGAAAAATGATACTAAATTCTTAGCAGATTTCAGCGCGCGCAAGCAGTTTGTGGATTTTGCCGGATTTATTGCTTATAATAAAGAAAAAAAGGAGATTTTTTCGTTTGGTAAGCATAAAGGTAAACTGGTAGAGACCGTTCTGGATGAAGAACCGGGTTATTTCGGGTGGTTGCAAAATGCCGATTTTCCGTTATATACCAAAAAAGTCCTGACCGCCATACGACTGCGAAAATTGAATAATAGCTTGAACTTATAA
- a CDS encoding transporter, protein MNFLFRIVVFSCLLIFPLGTFGQEVNTLGVLITDRPDATESPTVIPIGYLQIETGAFYEENEDDILKIENITYNTTLLRYGLLKNLELRLGWNVSKTTSTVNIEELEGSNITEQIGFTPFLTGVKIAIAEEKNGWPEIGFLGHLYLPFTASADYKPETTGADFRFSFAHTLSKKSALAYNLGAAWGDDSPEVAYQYTLSYGYSLTDTLGMYAEIYGDFPENSKANHLWDAGITYLLTEGIQLDATVGSGITEGQNILLSAGASIRLPK, encoded by the coding sequence ATGAATTTTTTGTTTAGAATAGTAGTATTTAGTTGTTTATTAATATTTCCATTGGGTACTTTTGGCCAGGAAGTCAACACTCTGGGAGTATTAATCACAGATCGACCTGATGCTACTGAATCACCTACCGTCATTCCGATAGGATACCTTCAGATTGAAACGGGTGCTTTTTATGAAGAAAACGAAGATGACATTTTAAAAATAGAAAATATTACCTATAATACGACTTTACTTCGGTACGGATTATTAAAAAATCTGGAACTACGCTTAGGCTGGAACGTTTCAAAAACCACAAGTACCGTTAATATTGAAGAATTAGAGGGGTCTAATATTACAGAGCAAATAGGCTTTACTCCTTTTCTTACCGGTGTTAAAATTGCGATTGCCGAAGAAAAGAACGGGTGGCCTGAAATTGGATTTTTAGGACATCTTTATCTTCCCTTTACCGCTTCTGCTGATTATAAACCGGAGACTACCGGAGCGGACTTTCGGTTTTCTTTTGCGCATACGTTATCTAAAAAATCTGCTTTGGCTTATAATTTAGGAGCCGCCTGGGGGGATGATTCACCTGAAGTTGCTTATCAATACACGCTTTCCTACGGATACAGCCTTACAGATACTTTAGGCATGTATGCGGAGATATATGGAGACTTTCCTGAGAATTCGAAAGCAAACCACTTGTGGGATGCCGGAATCACTTATTTATTAACCGAAGGCATACAACTAGATGCCACGGTAGGCTCGGGAATTACCGAAGGACAAAATATATTACTAAGTGCCGGCGCCAGCATTCGCTTACCAAAATAA
- a CDS encoding SPFH domain-containing protein produces MNLEKNIKVGNGYLFLLLTTLIIAGTVVGFLMTENALFALGLVLIVLLVKGFFTVNPNSSKVLVLFGDYAGTVRANGFFWANPFYTKEKISLRARNFDSERLKVNDLLGNPILINVILVWKVQNTYKAAFEVDNYQEFVRVQTDAAVRKLAGSYPYDNFNAEEAEITLRSGLDEVNDALENEITERLFIAGIEVLEARIGYLAYAPEIASAMLKRQQAEAIVAARKKIVEGAVGMVEDALHQLTTDQIVEFDEDKKAAMVSNLMVVLCSDKEAVPVINAGSLHS; encoded by the coding sequence ATGAATTTAGAGAAAAATATTAAGGTAGGAAACGGTTATTTATTTTTACTTCTGACTACACTAATAATTGCAGGAACTGTAGTTGGATTTTTAATGACTGAAAATGCATTATTTGCTTTAGGCTTAGTACTTATTGTGCTTTTAGTAAAAGGTTTTTTTACGGTAAATCCCAATAGTTCCAAGGTACTAGTCCTTTTTGGGGATTATGCAGGTACGGTAAGGGCAAATGGTTTCTTTTGGGCTAACCCTTTTTATACTAAAGAAAAGATTTCACTACGCGCTAGAAACTTTGATAGTGAACGGTTAAAAGTAAATGACCTACTGGGAAATCCGATTTTGATCAACGTCATTTTGGTTTGGAAAGTTCAAAACACCTATAAAGCAGCTTTTGAAGTAGATAACTATCAGGAATTTGTAAGAGTACAAACGGATGCGGCAGTACGTAAACTGGCAGGTAGTTACCCGTATGATAACTTCAATGCAGAAGAAGCAGAAATTACACTACGATCAGGACTAGATGAGGTAAATGATGCCCTTGAAAATGAAATAACCGAACGTTTATTCATTGCCGGAATTGAAGTCCTGGAAGCTCGGATTGGTTATTTGGCCTATGCTCCGGAGATAGCTAGTGCCATGCTTAAACGACAACAGGCAGAAGCTATTGTAGCCGCCCGAAAGAAAATAGTAGAAGGGGCAGTAGGTATGGTTGAAGATGCGTTACATCAACTTACTACGGATCAGATTGTAGAATTTGACGAAGATAAAAAAGCAGCTATGGTTAGTAATTTAATGGTAGTTTTGTGTAGTGATAAAGAAGCAGTACCCGTAATCAACGCGGGAAGCCTACATTCATAA
- a CDS encoding metal ABC transporter permease — MNIIDYIELVFTDYTLRNITLGTAILGAICGMLGSFAVLRKQSLLGDAISHAALPGIAIAFLILETKSTNGFLLGALISGLLGTFWIRGIIRNTHLKSDTALGLILSLFFGFGMLLLTFIQKQPNANQAGLEKYLFGQAATLVESDVMVMSLITGICLLVVLLFWKELKISVFDSEYTKTLGFNTNFLDILITSFIVIAIVLGLQTVGVVLMSAMLLAPAAAARQWTNSLAVMILLAAVFGAFAGITGTAISATQNNLSTGPVIVLVAGFFVLVSFIFSPGRGLLFREIRFRKNRNDLELYKTLSFMHTIAKTHERIEHPHEIKILNNFYGYNKKSLRKLADKNYINVKGSLWSMTPHGFKTAENLYDQSTITEDE, encoded by the coding sequence ATGAATATTATTGATTACATAGAACTGGTATTCACAGATTATACGCTACGTAACATTACCTTAGGTACCGCGATATTAGGCGCTATTTGTGGGATGTTAGGTAGTTTTGCCGTGCTACGTAAACAAAGTTTGTTAGGTGATGCCATTTCACATGCGGCCCTGCCCGGGATCGCTATTGCTTTTTTAATTCTGGAAACTAAAAGTACCAATGGTTTTTTATTAGGTGCCCTGATAAGTGGGTTATTAGGAACTTTCTGGATACGTGGTATTATCAGAAATACGCATCTTAAATCAGATACAGCATTGGGCTTAATTTTATCTCTTTTTTTCGGTTTTGGGATGTTGTTATTAACTTTTATACAAAAGCAACCTAATGCTAATCAGGCAGGTTTGGAAAAATACTTGTTCGGGCAAGCAGCAACATTAGTCGAAAGCGACGTAATGGTCATGAGCCTGATAACCGGAATTTGTTTGCTGGTCGTACTTTTATTCTGGAAAGAATTAAAAATTTCTGTCTTTGACTCGGAGTATACTAAGACTTTGGGATTTAATACCAATTTTCTGGATATATTAATTACTTCTTTTATTGTCATTGCGATTGTACTAGGTCTTCAAACCGTAGGTGTTGTTTTGATGAGTGCTATGTTACTGGCTCCAGCCGCAGCAGCAAGGCAATGGACCAATAGCCTGGCAGTAATGATTTTGTTGGCAGCAGTATTTGGTGCTTTTGCCGGAATTACTGGTACCGCCATAAGTGCAACGCAAAACAATTTATCTACAGGACCAGTCATTGTACTGGTGGCAGGATTTTTTGTATTGGTATCTTTTATTTTTTCTCCGGGAAGGGGTTTGTTATTCAGGGAAATTCGTTTTCGTAAAAACCGAAATGACCTTGAGTTGTATAAAACCTTATCTTTTATGCATACAATTGCTAAAACTCACGAACGTATCGAACATCCGCATGAAATAAAGATTTTAAATAATTTTTACGGATATAATAAGAAGTCCTTACGTAAACTTGCTGATAAAAATTATATAAATGTTAAAGGATCACTGTGGTCAATGACTCCACATGGGTTCAAGACTGCAGAAAATTTGTATGACCAATCAACTATAACTGAAGATGAATGA
- a CDS encoding fumarylacetoacetate hydrolase family protein, translated as MKLICIGRNYADHIEELQNEKPIDPVVFLKPDTAILLKKQPFFIPEFSNDVHHEVEVLVKIKKVGKYINKKFAPTYYDEIGLGIDFTARDLQAKLKTKGLPWEKAKAFDGAAVIGNWLPKDEVMDINNFSFRLLKNGKIVQDGNTSFMLWKIDEIIEYVSKYFTLKIGDIIFTGTPAGVGAVNTDDKLEGYIENKQIFAIQVK; from the coding sequence ATGAAGCTAATTTGTATAGGAAGAAATTATGCAGACCATATTGAAGAACTTCAAAATGAAAAGCCTATAGACCCAGTGGTATTTTTAAAACCGGATACGGCCATATTGCTTAAAAAACAACCTTTTTTTATACCTGAATTTTCAAATGATGTTCATCATGAGGTGGAGGTGTTGGTAAAAATTAAAAAAGTAGGGAAATATATTAATAAAAAATTTGCTCCTACCTATTATGATGAGATCGGGTTAGGGATTGATTTTACTGCTCGTGATTTACAAGCAAAATTAAAGACTAAGGGTTTACCTTGGGAAAAGGCAAAAGCCTTTGATGGAGCGGCGGTTATTGGAAATTGGCTCCCAAAAGACGAAGTAATGGACATTAATAACTTTTCTTTTCGATTGCTTAAGAACGGGAAAATAGTTCAGGATGGAAACACCAGTTTTATGCTTTGGAAAATTGACGAAATTATAGAATATGTCTCAAAATATTTTACTTTAAAGATCGGAGACATTATCTTTACAGGAACACCAGCGGGTGTAGGGGCTGTTAACACAGATGATAAGCTGGAAGGATATATTGAAAACAAACAAATTTTTGCAATACAGGTAAAATAA
- a CDS encoding metal-dependent transcriptional regulator, whose product MTNKSDLNNLTKSEEDYLKALFQLLVEMRIPKVGNNLLASYLEVSPASANNMIKKLKQKRFVDSEKYSKLILTESGKSYALHLIRKHRLWETFLHQYLNFSWEEVHEVAEQLEHIKSIKLVNELDRFMKYPTKDPHGESIPDAKGVYHSQKKISLSSLTSGDCCRLIAVNDDSVDFLQYLNEIKLSLTDHITVIQRREFDGSMKIQFREVEETISQKIADYLFVSVVS is encoded by the coding sequence ATGACTAACAAATCTGATTTGAATAATTTAACTAAAAGTGAAGAAGATTATCTGAAAGCGCTTTTTCAGCTGCTCGTAGAGATGCGAATACCTAAGGTAGGTAATAATCTTTTGGCTAGTTATCTAGAAGTTTCTCCGGCTTCTGCAAATAACATGATTAAAAAGTTAAAGCAAAAACGATTTGTAGATAGTGAAAAATACAGCAAATTGATATTAACTGAGTCTGGGAAATCTTATGCGCTACATTTAATCAGGAAGCACCGTTTGTGGGAAACCTTTTTGCATCAGTACCTTAACTTTAGTTGGGAAGAGGTGCATGAAGTAGCCGAACAACTGGAGCATATCAAATCTATCAAGCTGGTCAACGAACTGGATCGGTTTATGAAATATCCTACTAAGGATCCACACGGTGAAAGTATCCCGGATGCTAAGGGGGTTTACCATTCGCAGAAAAAGATTAGCTTATCCTCCTTAACCTCAGGAGATTGTTGCCGGCTTATCGCTGTAAATGATGACTCTGTAGATTTTTTACAGTACCTTAATGAAATTAAACTATCCCTTACCGATCATATTACGGTGATACAAAGAAGGGAGTTTGACGGATCTATGAAGATACAATTTAGAGAAGTTGAAGAAACCATATCTCAAAAAATTGCTGATTATCTATTTGTCTCTGTTGTTTCATAA
- a CDS encoding metal ABC transporter solute-binding protein, Zn/Mn family — MKKLNFRFLHIILVSILLLGLVTSCKNENKKGSRPQVVTTTTMITDLLKNIGKDSIRVQGLMGSGVDPHLYKASEGDVNKLVNADAIFYNGLHLEGKLVEVFEKMGNQQVKTIAVGEALDKNTLIGSEYFASNYDPHIWFDIDNWKIITSYVVKKLSELDPESSTYYEQNRKQYLEQLTALSKQVKDKIKSLPSEKRILVTAHDAFNYFGKAYGFEVVGLQGLSTATEAGVQDVQKLSDFIIEKEVKSIFVESSVPKKTINALLEAVRSRGKEVEIGGTLYSDALGDAGTTEGTYEGMFIHNVTTIVEALK, encoded by the coding sequence ATGAAAAAATTAAATTTTAGGTTTTTACACATTATCCTAGTAAGCATTCTTTTGCTAGGATTGGTTACTTCATGCAAAAATGAAAATAAAAAAGGCTCCCGACCGCAAGTAGTTACTACGACTACAATGATTACTGACCTTTTAAAAAATATCGGGAAAGATAGCATTCGGGTACAGGGATTGATGGGTTCGGGAGTAGATCCGCATTTGTATAAGGCTAGTGAAGGGGATGTCAATAAATTGGTAAATGCCGATGCTATTTTTTATAACGGATTACATCTGGAAGGAAAATTAGTAGAAGTGTTTGAAAAAATGGGAAATCAACAAGTTAAAACTATTGCCGTAGGCGAAGCCCTGGATAAAAACACCTTAATAGGCTCCGAATATTTTGCATCTAATTATGATCCCCATATTTGGTTTGACATCGACAACTGGAAGATCATCACCTCCTATGTAGTAAAAAAATTATCAGAATTAGACCCGGAAAGCAGTACGTATTATGAGCAAAATAGAAAGCAATATCTTGAACAACTTACTGCCCTTTCTAAACAAGTTAAAGATAAAATTAAAAGCTTACCTTCCGAAAAAAGAATTTTGGTCACCGCACATGATGCTTTTAATTACTTCGGAAAAGCCTATGGTTTTGAAGTAGTAGGCCTTCAGGGTTTATCTACAGCTACCGAAGCTGGGGTACAGGACGTTCAAAAATTATCAGATTTTATTATTGAGAAAGAAGTGAAATCCATTTTTGTGGAAAGCTCGGTGCCTAAAAAAACTATCAATGCTTTATTGGAAGCCGTTCGGTCTAGAGGAAAAGAAGTTGAAATCGGAGGTACTTTATATTCTGATGCATTGGGAGATGCAGGAACAACAGAAGGTACCTACGAAGGTATGTTTATACATAATGTGACCACTATTGTCGAAGCCCTTAAATAA
- a CDS encoding Hpt domain-containing protein produces the protein MSKSYSLKNVNELSGGDEDFINVLVQTFLEEIPPDIDSMVQAVNQDNPQMAYQYAHKMKPNLQLFDIDLQKQIKQVESWSKDNKKKEEILPIVEKIVKTVSKAISELKVDFA, from the coding sequence ATGAGTAAATCTTACAGCTTAAAAAATGTAAATGAATTGTCAGGCGGTGATGAAGATTTTATTAATGTATTAGTACAAACTTTTCTGGAAGAAATTCCCCCGGATATAGACAGTATGGTACAGGCAGTAAATCAGGACAATCCCCAAATGGCCTATCAGTATGCGCATAAAATGAAACCTAATCTGCAACTTTTTGATATCGATCTTCAGAAACAAATTAAGCAGGTAGAATCCTGGTCTAAAGACAATAAGAAAAAAGAAGAAATACTACCCATCGTAGAAAAAATAGTGAAAACGGTCAGTAAAGCCATTAGCGAATTAAAAGTAGACTTCGCTTAG
- a CDS encoding metal ABC transporter permease, with the protein MNDAQLEIQVIAALVAVACAIPGTFLVLRKMALITDAISHSILPGIVIGFFITQDLSSPLLIILAALFGILTVVLVEYIQKTGLVKEDTAIGLVFPVLFSIGVILIAKNANDVHLDIDAVLLGELAFAPFDRLSYHGMDLGPKSLWVIGTITLSSILLLFLFFKELKVSTFDPGIAATMGLSPVIMHYGLMTVSSITTVGAFDAVGAILVIAFMIAPAASAYLLTNDLKKMLYLAILFGVFSAISGYWLAHGLDSSISGAMTTVLGILFLVIYLFAPGRGYFSNWYKKKQQKTEVSLLVFLLHINNHEEESERHVSHLNDHINWQKTESKTIINLAKRNNFIEINNQIISLTEKGLLFTEKAIDYIITNKDGEIESMKDQFFLFRG; encoded by the coding sequence ATGAATGATGCCCAACTAGAAATACAAGTAATTGCGGCCTTAGTTGCAGTAGCCTGTGCTATTCCAGGTACGTTTTTAGTATTACGTAAAATGGCATTAATTACAGATGCTATTAGTCATTCTATTTTACCGGGGATTGTCATTGGTTTTTTTATCACCCAGGATTTATCTTCTCCTCTACTGATTATACTAGCAGCACTTTTTGGCATCCTTACCGTAGTATTAGTGGAATATATTCAAAAAACCGGGTTGGTAAAAGAAGATACGGCGATTGGACTGGTGTTTCCGGTACTTTTTAGTATTGGTGTTATTTTAATTGCAAAGAACGCCAATGATGTTCATTTGGATATTGACGCAGTTTTACTGGGAGAATTAGCTTTTGCTCCATTTGACCGTTTATCTTATCATGGTATGGATTTAGGGCCTAAATCACTTTGGGTTATAGGAACGATTACCCTAAGTAGTATTCTCTTGTTATTTCTATTTTTTAAAGAGTTAAAGGTAAGTACTTTTGATCCGGGCATTGCAGCAACTATGGGTTTATCTCCTGTAATTATGCATTATGGATTAATGACGGTTTCTTCTATAACTACCGTGGGTGCTTTTGATGCAGTAGGTGCGATACTAGTAATTGCATTTATGATTGCTCCGGCAGCCTCGGCCTATCTTTTAACCAATGATTTAAAGAAGATGCTGTACCTGGCTATTTTATTCGGAGTGTTTTCTGCAATCAGCGGATACTGGTTAGCGCATGGGTTAGATAGTTCGATATCCGGGGCTATGACTACAGTTCTAGGAATTTTATTCTTAGTAATTTATCTTTTTGCTCCGGGAAGGGGTTATTTCTCTAACTGGTATAAAAAGAAACAACAAAAGACGGAAGTTTCTTTATTAGTGTTTTTATTGCATATTAACAACCATGAAGAAGAAAGCGAACGCCATGTTTCACACTTGAATGATCATATTAACTGGCAGAAAACGGAGTCTAAAACCATAATCAATCTGGCAAAACGAAACAATTTTATTGAAATAAATAATCAAATCATCTCCCTTACTGAAAAAGGGTTGCTTTTTACCGAAAAAGCTATTGACTATATTATTACCAACAAAGATGGAGAAATTGAAAGTATGAAAGATCAGTTTTTCCTTTTTAGGGGATAG
- a CDS encoding Arc family DNA binding domain-containing protein: MSKKKSFVLRIDPDTFAQIEKWAADEFRSVNGQLEWMIHKSLKDAKHLKSKTNKEKPKDRED; the protein is encoded by the coding sequence ATGAGTAAAAAAAAATCATTTGTTTTAAGAATTGACCCGGATACCTTTGCACAGATTGAAAAATGGGCTGCGGATGAATTTCGTAGCGTAAACGGACAATTAGAATGGATGATTCATAAGTCCTTAAAAGATGCCAAACATCTTAAGTCTAAAACTAATAAAGAGAAACCTAAGGACCGGGAAGATTAA
- a CDS encoding metal ABC transporter ATP-binding protein, with protein sequence MEQKIAVQIDDLTVAYNYKPVLWDIDLTIPEGVLMAIVGPNGAGKSTLIKSVLSIIEPIAGSVLIYGKSYQTQRKLVAYVPQKGSVDWDFPTTALDVVMMGTYGSLGWIKRPGKKEKKRSLEALEKVGMLAFKSRQISQLSGGQQQRIFLARALVQDAAIYFMDEPFQGVDATTEKAIINILKELRKAGKTVIVVHHDLQTVPEYFDWVTFLNVKKIATGPVKDIFNDDNLIKTYGINYKVAINK encoded by the coding sequence ATGGAACAAAAAATAGCCGTACAGATTGATGACCTTACCGTAGCTTACAACTATAAACCGGTACTATGGGATATTGATTTAACCATTCCCGAAGGGGTGCTTATGGCTATTGTGGGTCCTAACGGTGCGGGAAAATCTACTTTGATAAAATCAGTATTATCTATTATCGAACCTATTGCCGGAAGTGTTTTAATTTACGGTAAATCCTACCAAACGCAAAGAAAACTGGTAGCCTATGTTCCGCAAAAAGGAAGTGTGGACTGGGATTTTCCCACTACCGCCTTAGATGTGGTCATGATGGGTACCTACGGCAGTTTGGGCTGGATCAAACGCCCGGGTAAAAAAGAAAAAAAACGATCGCTGGAAGCCCTAGAAAAAGTAGGGATGCTTGCTTTTAAAAGCCGACAAATTAGTCAACTTTCCGGGGGACAACAACAGCGTATTTTTCTGGCTCGGGCATTAGTGCAGGATGCAGCCATCTATTTTATGGACGAACCTTTTCAGGGCGTGGATGCCACTACAGAAAAAGCTATTATCAATATTCTAAAAGAATTACGAAAAGCAGGGAAAACAGTCATCGTTGTTCACCATGATTTACAAACCGTACCGGAATATTTTGATTGGGTTACTTTTTTAAATGTAAAAAAAATTGCTACCGGTCCCGTTAAGGATATTTTTAACGATGATAATTTAATTAAAACTTACGGTATCAATTATAAGGTAGCTATTAACAAATAA